In one Micromonospora polyrhachis genomic region, the following are encoded:
- a CDS encoding SWIM zinc finger family protein, whose product MTDYSEYGRPRRVSGGVRARSTRGAIGESWWSRRFVDVLESFALGTRLTRGRSYARAGQVLAIDVAPGVVTAEVQGSRPKPYRVKVGLRPFPKPVWRRIEETLSAQALYSARLLAGDLPPELEQVFAEVGAPLFPTGIDDLDLTCNCPDFAVPCKHLAATFYLLAEAFDADPFRILHWRGRDRAGLLARLRELRTGGDENAAKPGDPRATATAPRGRPVMTQADSVATQAGSAATQADSVAAQAGSVAATAPQDRPATVPTAGAGLALAELPDVPLADSVDRFWLSPVPLPARTPALPARADLLLSQLGAPGAVIGGPGLIERLRQAYGRFGAE is encoded by the coding sequence GTGACCGACTATTCCGAGTACGGCCGACCACGACGGGTCTCCGGCGGTGTACGGGCTCGCAGTACCCGAGGCGCGATCGGCGAGTCCTGGTGGTCCCGCCGGTTCGTGGATGTGCTGGAGTCGTTCGCGCTCGGCACCCGACTCACCCGGGGCCGCTCGTACGCGCGGGCGGGGCAGGTGCTCGCCATCGACGTCGCCCCCGGCGTGGTGACCGCCGAGGTGCAGGGGTCTCGACCGAAGCCGTACCGGGTGAAGGTCGGGCTGCGGCCGTTTCCGAAGCCGGTGTGGCGGAGGATCGAGGAGACGTTGTCCGCCCAGGCGCTCTACAGCGCCCGGTTGCTCGCCGGTGATCTGCCGCCGGAGCTGGAACAGGTCTTCGCCGAGGTGGGGGCACCACTGTTCCCGACCGGGATCGACGATCTAGATCTGACCTGCAACTGCCCTGACTTCGCCGTACCCTGCAAACACCTGGCCGCCACGTTCTATCTGCTCGCCGAGGCGTTCGACGCGGATCCGTTCCGGATCCTGCACTGGCGGGGTCGGGACCGGGCCGGATTGTTGGCCCGGTTGCGAGAACTGCGGACCGGCGGCGACGAGAACGCGGCCAAGCCGGGCGACCCGAGGGCCACCGCGACCGCGCCCCGAGGCAGACCAGTGATGACACAGGCTGACTCAGTGGCGACACAGGCTGGCTCAGCGGCGACACAGGCTGACTCAGTAGCGGCGCAGGCTGGCTCAGTGGCGGCGACCGCGCCGCAGGACCGACCAGCGACGGTTCCGACCGCCGGTGCCGGACTGGCCCTGGCCGAGTTGCCCGACGTGCCGCTGGCGGACTCGGTCGACCGGTTCTGGCTGTCGCCAGTGCCCCTGCCGGCCCGTACCCCGGCCCTTCCCGCCCGAGCGGATCTGCTGCTGAGTCAACTCGGTGCGCCCGGCGCGGTAATCGGTGGGCCCGGGTTGATCGAGCGGTTGCGCCAGGCGTACGGGCGCTTCGGAGCGGAGTGA
- a CDS encoding DUF3040 domain-containing protein: MLSKEDQRRFEQITRHLRATDPDFFARMDDRVRGRRGRLLLLLTVLLWASLPALIVLGGGLAGVICGVTLLINGGLMWRARRRYR, from the coding sequence ATGCTCAGCAAAGAGGATCAGCGCCGGTTCGAGCAGATCACCCGCCATCTCCGAGCCACCGACCCGGACTTCTTCGCCCGGATGGATGACCGGGTCCGAGGTCGGCGCGGCCGGCTTCTCCTGCTGTTGACCGTTCTGCTCTGGGCGTCCCTACCTGCCCTGATCGTGCTCGGCGGTGGGCTGGCCGGCGTGATCTGCGGGGTGACGCTCCTCATCAACGGCGGGCTGATGTGGCGGGCCCGCCGTCGCTACCGATAG
- a CDS encoding bifunctional DNA primase/polymerase, whose translation MWGSVRSRFVQLAPLDRVRLRRVAVRYAAHGWDVTPGACLARQRFVCGRADCRTTGCHPALENWEQAATSDPTRVATWWRHQPHGLLLATGRAFDVIEVPAYLGRRVIDAARPYPGLTYGVRPDRGHGPVAVTPAGRWMFLVRPGNPLRPELDQCFDVVRHGLGSWIPAPPTRLPEGPVRWVVPPEAVRWQLPDSYRTQRLLVNALHAVDPAVPAALLTGKLPLPRRARLSPGP comes from the coding sequence ATGTGGGGCAGTGTCCGATCACGATTCGTCCAACTGGCACCGTTGGACCGGGTACGACTGCGCCGGGTCGCGGTCCGCTACGCCGCCCACGGCTGGGACGTGACCCCCGGCGCCTGCCTGGCCCGGCAACGCTTCGTCTGCGGTCGGGCCGACTGCCGAACCACCGGCTGCCACCCTGCCCTGGAGAACTGGGAACAGGCCGCCACCAGCGACCCGACCCGGGTCGCCACCTGGTGGCGACACCAGCCCCACGGCCTGCTCCTCGCCACCGGACGCGCCTTCGACGTCATCGAGGTCCCCGCATATCTGGGCCGGCGGGTGATCGACGCCGCCCGCCCGTACCCCGGCCTCACCTACGGTGTACGACCCGACCGAGGTCATGGCCCGGTCGCGGTCACCCCGGCCGGGCGGTGGATGTTCCTGGTTCGCCCCGGTAACCCGTTGCGGCCCGAACTGGACCAGTGTTTCGACGTGGTCCGCCACGGCCTCGGCTCGTGGATCCCCGCACCCCCGACCCGGCTACCGGAGGGTCCGGTGCGCTGGGTGGTACCCCCCGAGGCGGTCCGGTGGCAACTGCCCGATTCCTACCGCACCCAGCGGCTCCTGGTCAACGCCCTGCACGCCGTCGACCCCGCCGTGCCCGCGGCCCTACTCACCGGAAAGCTGCCGCTGCCCCGCCGGGCCCGGCTCTCCCCCGGCCCCTGA
- a CDS encoding helix-turn-helix domain-containing protein — translation MDEVPIGRRVAYWRGRRNMSQQVFADRLGKSKSWVDKVERGVRRLDKYSVLHEIADVLRVDVQLLLGKDPQRRTDALNCIDQVEVEAIRSALERYEALPAFFAPFAEVPPLDDVRKSVRHAWLTLQYARYGVLTRALPKLLCDAQAVDAAYRGGDDAAQEAAHLLGQVYQIASSTLRKLGEHELAWLAADRSMAVSQRSGDLLLAGVATCRVGNALLALGRPRSALEINVNFASQLAPNGCRAASPQQLSVYGMLLLQGAMAAARIGDSASVRDLFFGAEEAAGLLGADQNHYWTSFGPTNLRLHQAAAAVELGEGGRAVETDREIPRDRFNALPPERRAHHLLDLARGYAQIGDMEQAGTTLLRGDQLAPSEIRCRPIAHELMSDVLRRTRGAPAQPIAELAEHMGVGI, via the coding sequence GTGGATGAGGTGCCGATAGGCCGCCGCGTGGCGTACTGGCGAGGGCGCCGCAACATGTCGCAGCAGGTCTTTGCCGATCGGCTCGGCAAGTCCAAGAGCTGGGTCGACAAGGTCGAGCGTGGGGTACGGCGCCTGGACAAGTACTCGGTGCTGCACGAGATCGCCGACGTGCTGCGGGTCGACGTCCAACTCCTGCTCGGCAAGGACCCGCAGCGTCGTACCGATGCGCTCAACTGCATCGACCAGGTCGAGGTGGAGGCGATCCGCTCGGCCCTGGAACGGTACGAGGCACTGCCGGCCTTCTTCGCACCCTTCGCGGAGGTTCCCCCGCTGGACGACGTACGCAAGTCGGTGCGGCACGCCTGGTTGACCCTCCAGTACGCCAGGTACGGCGTGCTGACCAGGGCGCTGCCGAAGCTGCTGTGCGATGCGCAAGCCGTCGATGCCGCGTACCGGGGTGGTGACGACGCCGCCCAGGAGGCGGCCCACCTGCTCGGGCAGGTCTACCAGATCGCCTCCTCGACCCTGCGCAAGCTGGGGGAACACGAACTGGCCTGGCTGGCCGCCGACCGGTCCATGGCGGTCTCGCAACGCTCCGGTGACCTGCTGTTGGCCGGCGTGGCCACCTGCCGGGTCGGCAACGCCCTGCTCGCCCTCGGCCGTCCCCGCTCGGCGCTGGAGATCAACGTCAACTTCGCCAGCCAGCTCGCGCCGAACGGCTGCCGGGCGGCCAGCCCGCAACAGCTCTCGGTGTACGGGATGCTGCTGCTCCAGGGGGCCATGGCGGCGGCCCGGATCGGCGACAGCGCCAGCGTCCGGGACCTGTTCTTCGGTGCGGAGGAGGCCGCCGGCCTGCTCGGCGCGGACCAGAACCACTACTGGACCAGTTTCGGTCCGACCAACCTACGACTGCACCAGGCTGCCGCCGCCGTCGAACTGGGTGAGGGCGGGCGGGCGGTGGAGACCGATCGGGAGATTCCCCGGGACCGCTTCAACGCGTTGCCGCCGGAACGGCGGGCCCACCACCTGCTCGACCTCGCTCGGGGGTACGCGCAGATCGGCGACATGGAACAGGCGGGGACGACCCTGCTCCGGGGTGACCAGTTGGCCCCGTCGGAGATCCGCTGTCGGCCGATCGCCCACGAATTGATGTCCGACGTCCTGCGTCGCACACGGGGTGCGCCAGCTCAGCCGATAGCGGAGTTGGCTGAGCACATGGGAGTGGGAATATGA
- a CDS encoding flavoprotein, producing the protein MTERREVTGRLGDEGQVDDVRGFPRGVLYVIACGSPLAREVGRLVALGQADGWDVCVVTTPDGRKFVDGPALARQTGHPVRTTYKNPGDPDVLPPPDAIIVGPATVNTVNKWAAGITDTLALGLLVESQGKGLPIVAMPFTNAAMAGHPAFQAGLARLRAWDVTVLFGDDILPPHAPGTGEALLSRFPWHLALDALRIRVPVTSGPG; encoded by the coding sequence ATGACCGAACGACGTGAGGTTACCGGCCGGCTCGGTGACGAAGGACAGGTCGACGATGTCAGGGGTTTCCCGCGCGGCGTGCTCTACGTGATCGCGTGTGGTTCACCGCTGGCCCGGGAGGTGGGGCGGCTGGTCGCGCTCGGCCAGGCGGACGGCTGGGACGTGTGTGTGGTGACGACACCGGACGGCCGCAAGTTCGTGGACGGGCCGGCGCTGGCCCGACAGACCGGCCATCCGGTCCGGACGACCTACAAGAACCCCGGCGATCCGGACGTGCTGCCGCCCCCGGACGCGATCATCGTCGGTCCGGCAACGGTGAACACCGTCAACAAGTGGGCCGCCGGGATTACCGACACGCTCGCCCTCGGACTGCTGGTCGAGAGTCAGGGCAAGGGGCTGCCGATCGTCGCGATGCCCTTCACCAACGCCGCGATGGCCGGACACCCGGCCTTCCAGGCCGGACTGGCCCGGCTGCGTGCCTGGGACGTGACGGTGCTCTTCGGGGACGACATCCTGCCTCCGCACGCACCGGGGACGGGCGAGGCTCTGCTTTCCCGGTTTCCGTGGCACCTCGCCCTGGATGCTCTGCGGATCCGGGTACCCGTCACCAGCGGTCCGGGCTGA
- a CDS encoding Nif3-like dinuclear metal center hexameric protein, producing MSTTGSRTVRVADVVTLLDRRYPPAWAEHWDRVGLVLGEPSAPVRRVACVVDCVPETVSEALAAGADMIVAHHPLLLRGVSSVAPTTYKGRIIHQLIKNDVALYVAHTNADVANPGVSDALAVRLGLTDLRPLHPSAPGSPSEGQGRGLGRIGRLPQPMTLAEFTQHTGQALPATSWGVRAAGDSNRMVSTVAVSGGAGESFLSDAISAGVDVYLTADLRHHIASEHIADGGPALLDAAHWATERPWLDELSAHLRDSLGVPTLVSDLDTDPWTVHVAPLASPEDTMNKEPRL from the coding sequence GTGAGCACAACTGGATCCCGTACGGTGCGCGTGGCCGATGTCGTGACACTGCTCGATCGTCGCTATCCGCCCGCCTGGGCCGAACACTGGGACCGGGTGGGGCTGGTGCTCGGCGAACCGTCCGCTCCGGTGCGTCGGGTGGCCTGTGTCGTGGACTGCGTACCGGAGACGGTATCCGAGGCGCTCGCCGCCGGGGCTGACATGATCGTGGCCCACCATCCGTTGCTGCTGCGGGGCGTGTCGTCGGTGGCGCCGACCACGTACAAGGGCCGGATCATCCACCAACTGATCAAGAACGACGTGGCGCTCTACGTCGCCCACACCAACGCCGACGTGGCCAATCCCGGGGTCTCCGACGCGCTCGCCGTACGGCTCGGCCTGACCGACCTGCGTCCGCTGCACCCGTCTGCTCCCGGCAGCCCGTCCGAGGGGCAGGGGCGGGGCCTGGGGCGGATCGGCCGGCTACCGCAGCCGATGACCCTGGCCGAGTTCACCCAGCACACCGGCCAGGCATTGCCCGCCACCAGCTGGGGGGTACGCGCGGCCGGTGACTCGAACCGGATGGTCAGCACGGTCGCGGTCAGCGGCGGGGCGGGCGAATCGTTCCTGTCCGACGCCATCAGCGCCGGGGTGGACGTCTACCTCACCGCCGACCTGCGGCACCACATCGCCAGCGAGCACATCGCCGACGGCGGCCCGGCCCTGCTGGACGCCGCCCACTGGGCGACCGAACGGCCGTGGCTTGACGAACTCTCCGCCCACCTGCGGGACAGCCTGGGCGTGCCGACACTGGTGTCCGACCTGGACACCGACCCGTGGACGGTGCATGTCGCACCGCTCGCATCCCCCGAGGACACCATGAACAAGGAGCCCCGCCTGTGA
- a CDS encoding zinc ribbon domain-containing protein, whose translation MKADPKDQRRLLDLQAVDTALAQLAHRRRTLPEHAELHALARELSALEDERVRAQVAVDDLDRDISRLEKDIEQVRVRKDRDQARLTMGTGPARELEALQHEMVSLNRRQTELEDAELELMEQRETAQGVLDGVEARLNDARKRRTAVEERRDQTLAEIAKEEQFKTSARQPLADDLPADLVALYDKIRESSGGLAAALLTAGRCGGCRLEFSGMDRARIKATAPDEVVRCEECRRIMVRTNESGL comes from the coding sequence GTGAAGGCCGACCCCAAGGACCAGCGCCGTCTACTCGACCTGCAGGCGGTGGACACCGCCCTGGCCCAGCTCGCCCACCGTCGCCGTACGCTGCCCGAACACGCGGAACTACACGCGCTGGCCCGGGAGCTGTCCGCGCTGGAGGACGAGCGGGTTCGCGCCCAGGTGGCCGTGGACGACCTGGACCGGGACATCAGTCGGCTGGAGAAGGACATCGAGCAGGTGCGGGTCCGCAAGGACCGGGACCAGGCGCGGCTGACGATGGGCACCGGCCCGGCCCGGGAACTGGAGGCGTTGCAGCACGAAATGGTCTCGCTCAACCGGCGGCAGACCGAGCTGGAGGATGCCGAGCTGGAGCTGATGGAGCAGCGGGAGACCGCCCAGGGCGTACTGGACGGGGTCGAGGCCCGGCTGAACGATGCTCGGAAGCGGCGTACGGCGGTCGAGGAGCGTCGGGACCAGACGCTGGCCGAGATCGCCAAGGAGGAGCAGTTCAAGACCAGTGCCCGGCAGCCGCTCGCGGATGACCTGCCGGCCGACCTGGTGGCGCTCTACGACAAGATCCGGGAATCCTCGGGTGGGCTCGCCGCGGCGCTGCTCACCGCCGGTCGGTGCGGCGGTTGCCGGCTGGAGTTCTCGGGCATGGACCGGGCCCGGATCAAGGCGACCGCCCCGGACGAGGTGGTGCGCTGCGAGGAGTGCCGGCGCATCATGGTCCGGACCAACGAGTCGGGACTGTGA
- a CDS encoding bifunctional RNase H/acid phosphatase encodes MSRLRVVIEADGGARGNPGPAGYGAVVRDADTGEVLAERSESIGTATNNVAEYRGLIAGLEAAHEVGATEVDARMDSKLVVEQMSGRWQIKNAGLRPLAAQAAGLVHRFESVTFGWIPRERNRHADALANAAMDLAAGKPPKPTPAAPTPTPAAEPTPTAVEPEPALALAGPDATARAREHEVAAQASTARTSWEPRPAATATRLVLVRHGATERTVQKRYSGRGDVPLSDRGTAQARATAGRVLALAPSVAAVVSSPLSRCTTTAEEVARALGGAPVVTEADLVECDFGAWEGHTFAEVRDRWPEEMDAWLASPTVAPPGGESFVQVTTRVRRAVAALLATYPGETVVVVSHVSPLKIMLRDALAAGDAFLHRLYLDPAGVSVLDVWPDGGIAVRTINDTAHLSGI; translated from the coding sequence GTGAGCCGACTCCGGGTAGTCATCGAGGCGGACGGCGGCGCGCGGGGCAACCCCGGGCCCGCCGGCTACGGTGCGGTGGTCCGGGACGCGGATACCGGCGAGGTGCTGGCCGAACGCTCCGAGTCGATCGGGACCGCCACCAACAACGTGGCGGAATACCGTGGGCTGATCGCCGGCCTGGAGGCCGCGCACGAGGTGGGCGCGACCGAGGTGGACGCCCGGATGGACTCCAAGCTGGTCGTCGAGCAGATGTCCGGCCGTTGGCAGATCAAGAATGCCGGGCTACGGCCACTCGCGGCGCAGGCGGCCGGTCTGGTCCACCGGTTCGAGTCGGTGACCTTCGGTTGGATTCCACGCGAACGCAACCGGCACGCCGACGCGCTGGCCAATGCCGCAATGGACCTGGCAGCGGGGAAGCCACCGAAGCCCACCCCGGCTGCGCCCACGCCGACCCCGGCTGCGGAACCTACGCCTACGGCCGTCGAGCCGGAGCCGGCGTTGGCGTTGGCCGGACCGGATGCCACCGCCCGGGCCCGGGAGCACGAGGTCGCCGCCCAGGCGTCGACGGCGCGTACCTCCTGGGAACCGCGACCGGCCGCGACCGCGACCCGGCTGGTGCTGGTCCGGCACGGTGCGACGGAACGGACCGTGCAGAAGCGCTACTCCGGTCGGGGTGACGTGCCGCTGTCGGACCGGGGGACGGCCCAGGCGCGGGCGACGGCCGGGCGCGTGCTTGCCCTGGCCCCATCGGTCGCGGCCGTGGTCAGCTCACCCCTGTCCCGGTGTACGACCACCGCCGAGGAGGTCGCCCGTGCGCTCGGGGGTGCCCCGGTGGTCACCGAGGCGGACCTCGTGGAGTGCGACTTCGGCGCGTGGGAGGGGCACACCTTCGCCGAGGTGCGGGACCGCTGGCCCGAGGAGATGGACGCCTGGCTGGCCTCGCCGACCGTCGCGCCGCCCGGCGGGGAGTCGTTCGTCCAGGTCACCACCCGGGTACGCCGGGCCGTGGCGGCGCTGCTGGCGACGTACCCGGGGGAGACCGTGGTGGTGGTCTCGCACGTCTCCCCGCTGAAGATCATGCTGCGGGACGCGCTCGCGGCGGGCGACGCGTTCCTGCACCGGCTCTACCTCGACCCGGCCGGGGTGTCCGTCCTGGACGTCTGGCCGGACGGCGGGATCGCCGTCCGGACCATCAACGACACCGCGCACCTGAGCGGTATCTGA
- a CDS encoding alpha/beta fold hydrolase, whose protein sequence is MPSFSSYDGTELTYRVLGSGPALVCVPGGPGRAGAYLEDLGGLSAYRTLIVLDNRGTGGSAVPDDPATYRCDRIVDDVEALRVHLGLDRMELLGHSAGGNVAELYAARFPERLAKLVLVTPGLRSVGVDAVGFLEAANARSGEWWFEAASTAFNDWRNAAARGAGAEEIAPLRAATAPFSYGRWDERARTHSENEPSQRSDAAADGFYADFEPDVAAVRAGLAKLDAPVLIVAGELDTSPTPAAAQLLADLFPAAEVTVLPGGGHFPWLDDPAAFTHAVHGFLA, encoded by the coding sequence ATGCCAAGCTTCTCGTCGTACGACGGCACCGAACTCACGTACCGGGTGCTCGGCTCCGGGCCGGCGCTGGTCTGCGTACCGGGCGGACCGGGGCGAGCCGGCGCCTACCTGGAGGACCTGGGTGGGCTGAGCGCGTACCGAACCCTGATCGTGTTGGACAACCGGGGCACCGGCGGCTCGGCGGTGCCGGACGATCCGGCGACCTACCGCTGCGACCGGATCGTCGACGACGTGGAGGCGCTCCGTGTCCACCTGGGCCTGGACCGTATGGAACTGCTGGGGCACTCGGCCGGGGGCAACGTCGCGGAACTCTACGCCGCCCGGTTTCCCGAACGACTGGCCAAGCTCGTGCTGGTCACCCCGGGACTGAGGTCCGTCGGCGTCGACGCGGTCGGTTTCCTGGAGGCAGCCAACGCCCGCTCCGGCGAGTGGTGGTTCGAGGCGGCGAGCACGGCGTTCAACGACTGGCGGAACGCGGCGGCCCGGGGTGCCGGAGCGGAGGAGATCGCCCCACTACGGGCGGCCACCGCACCGTTCTCGTACGGCCGGTGGGACGAGCGGGCCCGCACGCACAGCGAAAACGAGCCGAGCCAGCGTTCGGATGCTGCCGCCGACGGCTTCTACGCCGACTTCGAGCCGGACGTGGCCGCCGTCCGGGCCGGGCTGGCCAAACTCGACGCACCGGTCCTGATCGTCGCCGGGGAACTCGACACGTCACCGACGCCGGCCGCCGCACAACTGCTCGCCGATCTGTTCCCGGCGGCCGAGGTAACGGTGCTGCCGGGCGGCGGCCATTTCCCCTGGCTGGACGACCCTGCCGCCTTCACCCACGCCGTACACGGCTTCCTCGCCTGA
- a CDS encoding DUF3311 domain-containing protein — protein MAAPEPEAPPPVVYRAKDKSPWNWLLFLPIVVPLIPLLFNLDAPRLFGFPAFYWLQLAFILLGVSTTTVVYQLTKKRR, from the coding sequence ATGGCTGCCCCGGAACCGGAAGCCCCGCCACCCGTGGTCTATCGGGCCAAGGACAAGAGCCCATGGAACTGGCTGCTCTTCCTGCCGATCGTGGTGCCGCTGATCCCGCTGCTGTTCAACCTGGACGCCCCCCGCCTGTTCGGCTTTCCGGCGTTCTACTGGCTGCAACTGGCCTTCATCCTGCTCGGGGTCAGCACGACCACGGTCGTCTACCAGTTGACGAAGAAGCGGCGGTGA
- the mctP gene encoding monocarboxylate uptake permease MctP, with translation MWRDHLTEIIIFSLLFLLVSGMGFVAARWRAPQDMAHLDEWGLGGRSFGGWVTWFLVGGDLYTAYTFVAVPALLFGAGAAGFFAVPYTIIVYPLVFLVLVRLWSVSHRHGFVTPADFVRTRFGSPTLALLVAITGIVATMPYIALQLVGIEAVLKTMGMTGESALARHLPIIVAFAILAAYTYQSGLRAPALIAFVKDTLIYIVILVAVLYLPYKLGGWGSIFDAAEAKFAATPNPNDGILLNGNNQLQYMTLALGSALALFLYPHSLTGVLASRSRDVIKRNMSALPAYSLLLGLIALLGYMAIAAGVKPLPGATPGTVDNNTVVPLLFEQRFPSWFAGIAFAAIGIGALVPAAIMSIAAANLFTRNIYKEYLRRDASPAQEANVSKITSLVVKVGAVACIVFLDPQFSIDLQLIGGVIILQTLPAVALGLYTRWFHRGALIAGWAAGMGLGMWMLYEIPNAATKRAHFGGSAFPLERFGFDTPKTVYVGLVAVGVNLLVAVLSTLILRAARVAEGPDGTTHDDYFADADTDADADADTDVKDIPGA, from the coding sequence ATGTGGCGGGACCATCTCACTGAGATCATCATCTTTTCGTTGCTCTTTCTGCTGGTCAGCGGGATGGGGTTCGTAGCGGCCCGGTGGCGGGCACCGCAGGACATGGCCCACCTCGACGAATGGGGGCTGGGCGGCCGCAGCTTCGGCGGCTGGGTCACCTGGTTCCTGGTCGGCGGCGACCTCTACACGGCGTACACCTTCGTGGCCGTACCGGCGCTGCTCTTCGGGGCAGGGGCGGCCGGGTTCTTCGCCGTGCCGTACACGATCATCGTCTATCCGTTGGTGTTCCTGGTGCTGGTCCGGCTCTGGTCGGTGTCGCACCGGCACGGGTTCGTCACCCCGGCCGACTTCGTCCGTACCCGGTTCGGCTCGCCGACCCTGGCGCTGCTGGTCGCGATCACCGGCATCGTGGCCACCATGCCGTACATCGCGCTGCAACTGGTCGGCATCGAGGCGGTGCTCAAGACCATGGGCATGACCGGGGAAAGCGCGCTCGCCCGGCACCTGCCGATCATCGTGGCGTTCGCCATCCTGGCCGCCTACACCTACCAGTCCGGGCTTCGGGCACCGGCGCTGATCGCCTTCGTCAAGGACACCCTGATCTACATCGTGATCCTAGTGGCGGTCCTCTACCTGCCGTACAAGCTGGGCGGCTGGGGGAGCATCTTCGACGCGGCGGAGGCCAAGTTCGCCGCCACACCCAACCCGAACGACGGCATCCTGCTCAACGGCAACAACCAGTTGCAGTACATGACCCTGGCGCTTGGCTCGGCGCTGGCGCTCTTCCTCTACCCGCACAGCCTGACCGGGGTGCTGGCCAGCCGCAGCCGGGACGTCATCAAACGGAACATGTCCGCGCTGCCCGCGTACAGCCTGCTGCTCGGGCTGATCGCGCTGCTCGGCTACATGGCGATCGCCGCCGGGGTGAAGCCGCTGCCCGGTGCGACCCCCGGCACGGTGGACAACAACACGGTCGTACCGCTGCTGTTCGAGCAGCGCTTCCCGAGCTGGTTCGCCGGGATCGCGTTCGCCGCAATCGGCATCGGGGCCCTGGTGCCGGCGGCCATCATGTCGATCGCCGCGGCCAACCTCTTCACCCGCAACATCTACAAGGAGTACCTGCGTAGGGATGCCTCCCCGGCACAGGAGGCGAACGTCTCGAAGATCACCTCGTTGGTGGTGAAGGTCGGCGCGGTCGCCTGCATCGTCTTCCTGGACCCACAGTTCTCCATCGACCTGCAACTCATCGGCGGCGTGATCATCCTCCAGACCCTGCCGGCGGTGGCGCTGGGCCTCTACACCCGGTGGTTCCACCGAGGCGCGCTGATCGCCGGCTGGGCCGCCGGCATGGGCCTGGGCATGTGGATGCTCTACGAGATCCCCAACGCGGCGACCAAACGAGCCCACTTCGGCGGATCTGCGTTCCCACTGGAACGCTTCGGGTTCGACACCCCGAAGACCGTCTACGTCGGCCTGGTAGCCGTCGGCGTCAACCTGCTCGTCGCCGTACTCAGCACCCTGATCCTGCGCGCCGCCCGCGTCGCCGAAGGCCCGGACGGCACGACCCACGACGACTACTTCGCCGACGCTGACACCGACGCTGACGCCGACGCCGACACCGACGTGAAAGACATCCCAGGAGCTTGA
- a CDS encoding IS982 family transposase — MTADINTLLTALYVFVDDHLVPRRRRPGRPQRLSDAELVCLMITQVLFDFPRERHWIRWAGTHLRDMFPYLPTASGYGKRVRGSGQLIATVLRALAHVTPTSAPILRLIDSTPVPCGTSRETTKRSDLAGDAGYGYSASHSRYFWGMRLYLLATAEGMPVLWCLANPKLDEREVMAALIEADHHLIADGQVILADRGFASPEFDQFCDLRSIHLVRPKRANAKADAPRTPAEKALLRARQWIESIFQSLKGQLSLERHGARRHDGLFARVGQRLLALAAVIWHNTNIGAPNPRSLIAYDH, encoded by the coding sequence GTGACAGCTGACATCAACACCCTTCTGACCGCACTGTACGTGTTCGTAGACGATCACCTGGTACCGCGTCGCCGCCGTCCCGGCCGGCCCCAGCGGTTGTCCGACGCCGAACTGGTCTGCCTGATGATCACCCAGGTCCTGTTCGACTTCCCTCGTGAACGGCACTGGATCCGCTGGGCCGGCACCCACCTGCGCGACATGTTCCCGTACCTGCCGACCGCGTCCGGCTACGGCAAACGGGTCCGCGGCAGCGGTCAGCTCATCGCCACCGTGCTCCGGGCCCTGGCCCATGTCACCCCGACCAGTGCCCCGATCCTCAGGTTGATCGACTCCACCCCGGTACCGTGCGGCACCTCGCGGGAGACCACGAAACGTTCGGACCTGGCCGGGGACGCCGGCTACGGCTACAGCGCCTCACACTCCCGCTACTTCTGGGGCATGCGCCTGTATCTACTGGCCACAGCCGAGGGCATGCCCGTGCTGTGGTGCCTGGCCAACCCGAAACTCGACGAACGGGAGGTGATGGCCGCCCTCATCGAGGCCGACCACCACCTAATCGCCGACGGGCAGGTCATCCTGGCCGACCGTGGCTTCGCCAGCCCGGAGTTCGACCAGTTCTGCGACCTGCGGAGCATCCACCTGGTCCGCCCGAAACGCGCCAACGCCAAGGCCGACGCCCCACGCACCCCGGCCGAGAAAGCCCTGCTCCGCGCCCGCCAATGGATCGAGTCGATCTTCCAGAGCCTGAAAGGCCAACTCTCCCTGGAACGACACGGAGCCCGCCGACACGACGGCCTGTTCGCCCGCGTCGGTCAACGCCTACTCGCCCTGGCTGCCGTGATCTGGCACAACACCAACATCGGCGCACCCAACCCAAGATCACTCATCGCATACGACCATTGA